The nucleotide window CTGAATTTGAGTTTGCCGAGAAAAAAAACAAAGGTTCTCGATGTGGGGGGGGTAAAGATCGGCGGGGACTTTCAGGTAGTTGTCCAGTCCATGACTTCCTGCGATACCCGCGATGTCGCCTCCACGCTGAAACAGATCAAGATTCTGGCAGATGCCGGTTGTGAAATCGTCCGGGTGGCGGTACCGGATGAAACAGCCGCCGCAGCGATCAGAGAAATACGTTCGCAAATAACCATTCCGCTGATTGCCGACATCCATTTCCGCGCCGACCTTGCGGTTATGGCGCTGAATAATGGCGCCGACGCGATCCGTATCAACCCGGGCAATATTCCGGTTGAGGACATTCGCCGGATTGTCAAGGAGGCGAAAAAGAACAAAAAGGTCATCCGGATCGGAGTGAATTCAGGTTCTCTGGAGAAGGACATAGCCTTCCGTCATCGCGGAGCGACGGCCCCCGCCCTCGTGGAAAGCGCCCTGCGGAATATCCGCCTCTTGGAAGAGATGGACTTTACCGACATGAAGCTTTCGCTTAAGTCGTCGGATGTGGCAACCACCATTGAGGCCTATCGTTCGATCTCCGCCTTGACCGACTACCCACTGCATCTCGGCGTTACGGAGGCGGGTACCCTTCTGCAGTCGGCTATAAAATCGGCGCTGGGCATCGGCGCCCTGCTTTATGATGGGATTGGCGA belongs to Syntrophales bacterium and includes:
- the ispG gene encoding flavodoxin-dependent (E)-4-hydroxy-3-methylbut-2-enyl-diphosphate synthase, with product MLAKKVKALSLPPSENRGLNLSLPRKKTKVLDVGGVKIGGDFQVVVQSMTSCDTRDVASTLKQIKILADAGCEIVRVAVPDETAAAAIREIRSQITIPLIADIHFRADLAVMALNNGADAIRINPGNIPVEDIRRIVKEAKKNKKVIRIGVNSGSLEKDIAFRHRGATAPALVESALRNIRLLEEMDFTDMKLSLKSSDVATTIEAYRSISALTDYPLHLGVTEAGTLLQSAIKSALGIGALLYDGIGDTIRVSITGDPLQEIGVAFGILRALKLRNVGPEIISCPTCGRCEIDLVSLTSQVEEKLKGMKAPLKIALMGCVVNGPGEAGEADIGIAGGKGAGMLFKKGEVVRKLREDEFVSVLLEEIRLMTGDCAGS